The Ziziphus jujuba cultivar Dongzao chromosome 1, ASM3175591v1 genome segment atatatatattgatactCAGACAAAGTCGTACATTGTGTTTGACAAGGGACAAACTCGAAAAAACAAATGGGAATACTTACAATATGTGTGTTGATCTTCTATTTTTCCACAAACCTAGCAATAAACTTCAGGTTAAGTCTAAACCAACTTGCCGGAATCACACAATTTACAATCAATCTCCTGCCTAATCCGAAATGTTTTTCCCCAATTATTCTCACTATTATTCAAACCATTCTCGATTAGTTTTTAGGAAATCTGAAGAGCATAGTGCCTAGTTCAAATGATAAATGGACATGTGATTTTCATGTATGTTATCTCTTAGGCATTTGGatggaaaaatcaattttgtccTAACAATGCTCAATTTTAACAAGTTTAGGGACCTAATTGTCTAATAAAAAGTTTAGAGACTTTGACATAATCTATATGTTTTAAGGACCTAATATGACATTatctctaaaaaataaataaacatcatTATAATGAAACATAACAGGATAATAACCAAATAAAGACATAGTTATTTGCCTTTTACCACCAGTAACAGTAATAGAATATACCAGTTCAACATGATTTGATATAAATACCATTGTTAGCTTAGAAATTTCTCATTTGTGTTCAATCTTGTGAGAGATCTTTTTCATCAACATGATTTGATATACATACCATTGTTAGCTTAGAAATTTCTCATTTGTGTTCAATCTTGCGAGAGATCTTTttcatctattaaaaaattttcttgctattttataatttaaacccaaataatatttaaaataaataatctaaaataaattatttatttaaattagctttttcttgttattttataatttaaacccaaataatttctaaaacaaataatctaaaataaattatttatttgacttttaacaaaaagttatacaattgaaaaaaataatagacaaaacaaaataaaatgcttaattatatttataataataaaataaatgttaaaaatgagataaaaaattatcataattaGCTTTGTTAACAATTAATTTGTGGAGGGAGCAATACTAGGATACCAAATAAATGTATATGGATACCAAAAGCCacatgttaatattttatttattaatatattattaaagccTAATTATGGATAGTGTAATGAAATAAAAACCAATCAAATATTAACATGTGGATTTTGATATCTATTTTTATACATTGATTTGGtatctttaatattattctttataaaGGCACAATGTGAAAGCGTATCTACTAAATCaaaggaaggaaatgaaaatataaaataaacgtgaaaacgaaaaaacagaaaagaaatgaTGAGTGACaaataatagtttttataataattattatctgGATAATTATCAGTGGAATGAAAagcaaaggaaacaaaaaaaggcAATTAATGCGGTTTATATTGATTAGAAAAACACCCTCCATATAAAATGTCTCAATCAAATTCCTAATATGTaagtaaattataattaataaaacataattatGTTAAACAGAAtcctaaaatataaatatatatttgtttagttaGTTCTAAgttctaacatatatatatatatatatatatttttttttttctccccttgAAAGATAAATAcatctattttataatatagaacTAATGTTACTTGTACATTACTATGCAAATATTTTTTAGTCTGGATCCATGTTGCTTTATACAATCTTTTCTCAATAAACAATTGTAAGCggttagattttaattttagagAGCAGACAATATCCATCGGCTTTTTTATGGCAATCACCCTTTTTAATGTTTTCAAAGAATCACATCtacttccatttttttaaaaagaaagagaatcaAACCTCCTTAAAATTCTCATTGCACATTTAGATCCCACATTTGTCAGTTTGTCTTCCtgtgaaaataatttattctttCTCTTTGTTAAGAAAACACTTTCTAAGCCACTAGATTTCTTAAAATATCCTTTCCTGGGACAAAAGTTTATTTTGTCTCTTTGTTTAAAAATCACATTCTAATAACCAATGAAATCACTTGGtcttatcaaatttttgttctttctcATAAATCATAGCCACATCTAAAGtaccatttttccttttttagcaTCCAAAAGCCAAAGTCAATTATCTGAACTTCATTTTCATTCGATATTATCTATTAGTTTATATCCACTAAAGCAGCAGACCAAAAACCAAGGCCAACCAACCAAGGAATATATCATGTTAGATACCAGGACCATATATGGTCCGGCTTTCTAATTTATCTCTGAGACTTGAAGCCTAGGGAGATTCTTCCTAGGAGTAGAATCAGTCAAAGCTTTTTAACAATCTGGGGCTGTTTCAACAATATAAAGATCTGCTTCTCTAAGCTAGTTCTAACACAGAGAAGCAAACTGTTTTTGAGAATGGAAGTAACCAACAATTACATTGTTATCAAATCCCACATCAATGGGAGTCCCAAAGAGTCTGATTTTGAGACCAAGTCTGAAATTCTTGCTCTATCTGTTGACCTTGGTTCCAATGAAATCATTGTGAAGAATCTATATGTCTCTATTGATCCTTACCAGATAAACAGAATGAAGAGTAAAAGCTCTTCGCAGAAAGCTTCGAGTTTCGCAGTTGCTGTAGTTGTTGGCCAGGTAGGACAGAATGGAGAAACATTTGTCTTTTTGTTGAAGTGCTGAgggattgatttttttatttttttatttttttacttattattataatttttttgctgaAACCAAATTTGTTTTATGCATGTTGAGGAGGACAGGTTATTGATGCTTATGGCGTGGGGAAGGTTTTGGCTTCTGCAAATCCTGAATTCGAGAAGGGTGACCTGGTTGTGGGACTTATTACTTGGGGAGAATATAGTGTGCTAAAAGGAGATTACATGTTGAGGAAATTGGATCCCCTTGGATTTCCTCTGTCATATCAAGTTGGAATCTTAGGTAATTTACCAACATCAGTAATCTATATTGCAAATGCTCCAATCATAGTAAGGATGGTGAATTATGCCGAAAACTGGATGGAGCTTTTGCTTCAAGGGGAAAATAATATCAATCACAGCACTTTTAGTGGGTTTTGACACATATTTCATGTAAAATATGAGATCAAACTGGCACAGGGTTGTCGGGTACGAAAGTATTATGGTGATTATGTACTATTGCAGTGTGGatgcaaaattattataacTGCTCAATATGATTGGAGTTGTTTAAcattcaattttattaattatgctaTTTTTTCTTACAGGGTTTAGTGGACTCACAGCCTATGCTGGATTTTTTGAAGTATGCAAACCTAAGAAGGGTGAAAAGGTGTTTGTGTCTGCAGCTTCTGGGTCGGTTGGAAATCTTGTGGGACAGTATGCAAAACTTTTTGGTTGTCATGTTGTTGGCTGTGCTGGAAGCAAAGAAAAGGTCCTTTGGATAATCTTCATCGGTTAGAAAATTGTTGTTTGGATCTTTTACTCACATTCTATCCCAATGCCCATCACAATGTTCAAAAGTGAAAAGTTTATATGAATTTGTTATAGGTAGCATTCCTTAAGGAGAAGCTTGGGTTTGATGATGCATTCAACTACAAAGAAGAGACTGATTTGAAGGCAACTCTCACAAAGTAAGAACCGGTCTATCATATTTAAGGATGCATGAAGAATCTTACAAAAACCATGTTAAATATAAAGTTTTTagtcaataatagtttatttttgtAGCTAAAGCTTTTTAAGTGCTTTTCGATGACATTTAGAGATGTAGCTATAACTTTGTTGTGGCCATAAGTTATCCATATAAGAACAAACAAATTTCGGAGACTCTGCTTTTCGATGACATTTAGAGATGTAGCTAATTAAAGAACATTTTGTAGCAGTGAAACTGAATCTGTTTCTAAATGAACTGATTTAGTTGGCCATTTATGGTTGCAGATACTTCCCTGATGGAATTGATATTTACTTCGACAACGTGGGTGCTGAGATGCTAGAAGCAGCAGTTGCTAACATGAAAATCTCCGGTAGAGTTGCAGTTTGTGGGGTAATGGCCGAGTACACGGATGCTGGAAAACGAGCTGCACCGGATATGCTAGACGTTGTGTACAAGAGGATCACAATCCGAGGATTTTTAGCAGCTGATCACTACAATGTCTATGAAGATTTCATTTCTACTACAGTGGATCACCTTCAAACAGGCAGTATTCAGGCAATTGAAGACATCTCAACTGGTGTGGACAGCATCCCAAAAGCTTTCATTGGACTATTTCACGGTGATAACATAGGAAAGAAGATAGTTAAAATTGCGGATGAGTGATTGTATAATCATAAACTTTGCCTAAAAAGTTTGGATTTGTCATGTCCTAATAGTGATTGctcatttaataaaatttacttaAGAGATTCTTCTTAAGGCATTTCTGACAGAATGATTGGGTACCAGACTTTTGGAAGCAAACACTAATATTCCTGATCAAGTTGGAAGTAAATCCTATGCTTGTATACATCCCAAGGGATAGCTGCACCGGTAATAGTGATCATCTCGTTCTAGGACTATATTGTGTGTTCGATTATTGACAGTTACATTAGAAAATATACATGCGGTCTAGGAGTGAGTTTATACATGCATCAATGTATAACTCAGCTTTCTTTATAAGACGATTCAGCAAAAATAATGGTGCCAAATATTTGCTTTACAGAAAATGGAAAGACAAGGCACATGTTTTTCTCCATAACCCACCGCCCCCTTTTTCTAGTAATTTCCAACCACAAACATGACATAATTTTTTAGGTATTAGAACCAAATATTTAGGTATTAGAACCATACATTACACAAATTCAACAAATTTGACAGGATGAaagaatttttgttaaaaagctATTTGGTGCAAGACATAAAAGAAACACCGAAAATTTGGCTTTTGCTATCTCcagttttgaaaatatataacacGTAAAAGGGCCAACAAATATTTGTAGGAACCATAAGGCCAGGCCTGTAGATTGTAaaatttctcattttatttgtttctttaggagggaaaaaaagaaaaaaaagaaaaaagccttTATGAATTGGCAAGTTGCTCTTTTAGCTGTCTATTATTTGCTATAGCTAGCCAAATCTCATACAACtattaatcaaatcaaatataccttttaagaaaattatgcaCTATTTGGTTACCTAACCACCATTTAACACTTGCAGCATCATTGAAAGAGTTTGCCTTCTTCTGCTGTGCCATTAGTACCATATTCATCTGAATCTCCAAGTTTTGAGCTGCAAAAATAAGCAACAGAAAATGGAATTAACCAACAATTTCATAACAATAAAGGCTCATATAGATGGAGAACCCAAAGAGACTGACTTCGAGAATAAGGCCAGACATCTTGCTCTGTCCGTGGCGCCGTGCTCCAATGACATTATTGTGAAGAATCTGTATGTATCAATCGATCCATACCAGATAAACCGGATGAAGAGTTGGAGCTCCTCACAGAAAGCTACAAAGATTACAGTTTCTATTGTTGGGGgagaaaataataacttataCCATATGAAATGACTTCTACAagacttatacatatatatatatatatatatatatatattataaaacattCATACATTCAATGGGATCCACATATATAATAACCTATAAAACACTTTAACACCTATACACCTGACACTACTAACTTGGACAAGATAGCTCTTTCTCTAGGAGCCTACTCTACTCACTTTAATAGGTACACCacttacacacacacattaGACTCTACCAAAACTTTGCTCTCAGTCACACTAACCGAGAGCCTCCTTGGAGCTCCCTTGCTAGCTCACCAAGCAGGGAAGCCAAAGCTTGGCTTCCTCTTATACTTGACAAAGTCGGTTGCTTTGGCCTACTCAAAGCTTCTAGACTTCTCTACTGTGTCTTTGCTCTCATcctcaattttagatatttttttcacaaattccaatgctcgacttccaaccaagtatatcaaatatactagttaattCTAGAATCTTCTAGGTCAATATTGACCCTTCAATTCTCCCCCTCAATATTGACTtcccattctttcttttcttcttgagtGCTGAAAAATTATCCCATTCTTCCTTTGGTGTCTTGGCATCTCCAGTAGGCTTTGATATATTATCTCCTCGGTGGTAGTCTTAATTACCAACATGCCTTACCAACTTTGATCATTTCACTTCATCAAAGCAGCAATATTTACTGGTGACATAATCGCCTCCAAGGATCTCCCAAAGATCCTATCCTTGCAAATAAAACTCCATATGCAACGccacatatattataatttataccaTTGAGCTTCCACATACCTTCCATCTTTTGAAGGTTACCTATCGTGGTTTGATGGTCCGCTCACACACCAAACAAGCTTGGTTCCAAACAACAAGCTCCACAATCCCAGATTGTGCACGATCATACGAAGCTCATGGTTTTTAACCACCTTTTGCCATCGCAGTCCCAGACTGCCTCCATGTGTCACCGCGATCCTTGATCGCCTCGCAACTTTCATGGTCCTTGACCATCCTTTTTGGCACTCGTGGTCTTCAACCATTCACCACACGATTCTTGATCGTCTCCTTCAATATTATGGTCACCAACACTTATGCTTTGGTCCCTAACAAACTCTTACATACCAATCTTTTATACCAACCAAGACAACAAAACTAAATTACAAGACCCACTAAACTACCATTCCATTGGATCTAACgccgctctgataccaaattgttgggggagaaaataataacttataCCATATGAAATGACTTCTACAagacttatacatatatataaatatatatatatatatatatatatttataaaacattCATACATTCAATGGGAT includes the following:
- the LOC107434831 gene encoding 2-alkenal reductase (NADP(+)-dependent); amino-acid sequence: MEVTNNYIVIKSHINGSPKESDFETKSEILALSVDLGSNEIIVKNLYVSIDPYQINRMKSKSSSQKASSFAVAVVVGQVIDAYGVGKVLASANPEFEKGDLVVGLITWGEYSVLKGDYMLRKLDPLGFPLSYQVGILGFSGLTAYAGFFEVCKPKKGEKVFVSAASGSVGNLVGQYAKLFGCHVVGCAGSKEKVAFLKEKLGFDDAFNYKEETDLKATLTKYFPDGIDIYFDNVGAEMLEAAVANMKISGRVAVCGVMAEYTDAGKRAAPDMLDVVYKRITIRGFLAADHYNVYEDFISTTVDHLQTGSIQAIEDISTGVDSIPKAFIGLFHGDNIGKKIVKIADE